Within Psychrobacter sp. DAB_AL43B, the genomic segment AATTACCACGGTGATAAGGATGGTTATGATTGATACTCATCGCTCGATATAGCTGCTCCATGAGCACAACGCGTACTAAAGGATGCGGTAGCGTAAGCGCTGATAATGACCATTTCACATCTGCTTTTGCCAATACCTCTGGTGATACCCCGTCGGCACCACCGATGACTAAGGCAATATCATCACCTTGCTGCATGCCATCAGCCAGTTTATCTGCCAAATCTTCGGTGGAAAGCATTTTACCTTTCACATCCAATACCCATAATTGTTCACGTCCTCCAGCAGCATGAGCGGCTAATATTGCCAGACCTTCTTGCTCACGGTATTGAGCCAAATTGGCATCCGAAGGGTTTTTAGCGCGTTTTGCCGCAGCAATTTCAACAATTTCTGTACTGAGCATCGGCTGGATACGTTTGTAGTATTCATCAAAACCAGTTTGTACCCATTTTGGCATTTTATTACCAACGGTCAATATTCTTACTTTCATAGTGCGTACCATTTCAATAGATGATTAATTGTAACAAAAAAATTCTGCGCTTAAGGTAATGTAACAAACGAACCTTTTACAAAGCAAAGTTTTGTGCTTTACTAGCATTCGACAAACAGTTGTTCTTTATTTTTCTGTTTTATTAAAAATTGCCTTTCTAAAAGTTGTTCTCTTAAAGATTACTTGCTTAAAAAGAGTTCAAGAAAGTGAGGTATTTCTTAAGGAGATAAGGAACAACAGTATGATGTCTTTATAATAAACCAAAAGCTAGCTTGAAACATTTTTTAAGCGAAAGGAGTCGTTCATGAATCGTACTATATCAAGTTTACTTACCCTGAGTGCCGGTGCACTGCTATCTACCTCTGTTTTTGCTGCTTCTTTAAATGGCACACAGTGGCAAACTATCGACGATAAAACCGGTGAAAAAAAGGCCGTTATTCAGCTCACTGAAAACAGTGGTAAAGTGTCAGGAAAAATTATCAAAGTCCTCAATAAACAAAATGCTGACGCCGTTTGCACCAAGTGTCCCGGTAGCCTAAAGAACAAGCCTATTGAAGGGTTACAAATATTGTCAGGCTTAAAAGCTGATGGTAATAATCAATGGAGTGATGGCAAACTGGTCGATCCTGAGTCAGGAAAAACCTATTCTGGAAAGCTTACATTGAGTGATAATGGTCAAAGCATGAAATTACGCGGCTATGTCGGTTCACCAGTCTTTGGTCGCTCGCAAACGTGGCAGCGTATTAAGTAAATTGGCTGTTAATCCTATCATTTATTGATAGCAGCTCTGGTTGTTTTTACTTAAAATAAATCTATTGAAGCAAGAATAACGAGAGAAAAAGCATTTAGGAAAAAGTGTCAAAAGTAAAAGGATAGCTAATATATATTGGCTATCCTTTTTAATTTTTGCACATTTATTGGTATATTTAAGGTTTTTTATTAGTAGCGCTTTTTAGTAGCGACATTACATAAGTGGCGCAATCGTCTCTGATACCGCGCCATCTTCCCACTGAGGATTATCGCTATTATCAGACAAAGTAGGTTTTGGAATGATGGTGAGTTTGGCGTCCGATTCAAAAACAATGGCCTCGACATCATCGAAACGGTGAATACCTTCAGAACGCATGGCGCATTCAATCTCTTGTCGAGTCAGACGCTCGGCACGCATCGCATCGGGCAAAAACTGCCCTTGATAAAAAACAATGCGCGGCTCAGATAAAATAAAACTGCTAAATTGCGGTGAAATAGAGGCGTATTTGGTAACCAAAAATTGTAATAGATAGAGCACTACAATAGAAGACATACCTTCGATAAAAGGGATGTCTTTGAGCAAAATAGTACTGGCGCTCAATGAGCCAATCATCACGGTGACAATCCAATCAAAATTATTGAGCTGTGAGGTAGAGCGTTTGCCGGAGATTTTGGTGGCGACCACAATCAAAATATAAACCATGACCGTAGTCAGAACAATACGTCCAAGCTTATCGATATTGTCAAAAAAAAGTGTGTCCATGGTCTTAGCTCCTACTAATTAAAGTTAATCGTCCTAAAGACAGCGTAACGGAATTTACGTATGAATAGGGCAGAAACTTTGTAGTCGCTTGTCGATGACGTTAAAGCGTTCAATCATCATTTAATAGCAATAAATACTTAACTGGCTTTGCGATTAGGATCGAGCAGACGATTGAGGGCCCAAATACTGATGCGTGCGCTCACTAAACTAAGTACCAATATCATGATTAATGCAGAAAGCAGCGGTAGCGGCTGTTGCATGCTCATATCGAGTAGCACCTCACGGCTCACTGCATCAAATAAAAAGAACCAGATACCTAAGAAATAAACGACAGTGAGCAGCCAAACCACAGCTACCCCACCGAACATTAAGCGATTGATTTCACTGCTATCCAATGCGCGCTGTTGATGCTTGATAAATTTCTGCACCGCAATATAAGCGCCCATAATGATGGATAGCACGGTCACCATTTGCGCGTTTAGGGGAAACTTGGTTTGAATAATCATAAATAGCGCACTGGCAAGAATATAACCAACGGCAAAAAATCCAACATAGGGTGTCAGTTTAGGTTGAGTAAGTTTTGCGCTTGGCGGCAATCCATGACGTCCTGATTGAGTAGTAGACTTACTAAGTTGCGGCGATTTGCGTGACATAAGATGACCTTTATAAAGGGGAGAGCGTCGTTTTGATAAAAGCGCGATAAAAGCTGCAAAATATTTATCCCAGCAGCATTGTCTTGCTTATAAAGTATATTGACTATAATAAAAAACGATCAATGCTGCGCCGTCCAATCAAGCATCGCATCTAAAACCGGTCTTGCTGTATAAGCATTTAGCGCCTGTTCGCTATTGATCAGTCCAACCACCACATAATCTTGTCCGGACAGCCCTTTGACATAGCCTGCCATCGAAGTGACATTATTTAAGGTACCCGTTTTTATCCAAGATCGACCAATGGCTTGCGATTCAGGTAAGCGTTCGCTATGAGCGGTAATAGTACCGCTGACCCCAGCGATACCTAATGAGCTGACGTAGGCATCAAAGTTTGGATGGCTGTAAGCGTAGGTCAATAGCTCGCTTAAATTAGCGGCGCTGATCGTGCAGTCGCGGCAGAGTCCTGAACCATTGGTTAGATGTGGCGGCGGTGTGGTCAGATGGGTTTGCCACCATTGGTTTATGGTCTGTAAGGCAAGAGGATAGCTCGTAGTAGTAGGCTTACCAAACTGGTATAAACTGGTTTGGAGCTTATCAATGGTTTTATTACCAGTTTTATTTATGGTTTCATTGATGGCTGCATTGACGGTCTCGTCACTGCTGAATTTTTTATAAGCCGCTATAGATAGCGCCACTTGTTCAGTCATCACATTATTAGAGAAGTGATTGATATCATAAATTTGCTGCGTCAAGTTTAACGATGGGTAGCTGACAATTGGCAACGGTGACATAGCTATAGCGGCCAGACCGCGCAGTGATTTAGGCTTTTTATTCACATCATAAGGGGTTTCTTGGCTGATGACTTTTCCACTTAGCGTATTACCTAGTGCTTGCCATTTGGCGGCGATGACGCGCGCCGCAAAATCTTTGGCATCAGGGTAAGCGACATAAAAGGCATGTTCGCCACAGCTGTCCGGTAAACTGGCATTTAGCGTCAGCTGTGTCGGTTGCCACTGCGGTGCGAGACTATAGCGGGCTTGACCACAGGCAGCTGCGCGTATATTTATCATGTTAGGCAATTGATAGTTTGCTAATTGCGGCGTATAGGTCAGCTGTGCTTGGGTATTACTTAGCGGATAGCTTTGGATACCGATACTACTAAAATTCACCAAAAAACCATCAGGGCTGGCATTATAAGGGCGCAGAGGTGCATTATCAAAGGCAGCAGGGTCTTTACTGACATTTTTAAAAATGGTGCTATCAATGATAATATCGCCGTTAATATGGCGAATACCTGACGTTTGCACTTTATATAGCAAGTGTTGCAAACGCTCATGAGTCATTTTTGGGTCACCGCTACCTTGAATAATCAAGTCGCCATATAGCTGGTCACCGATAATGATGCCTGTGTGATAGACACGTGTATGCCAGACAAAGTCAGCGCCCAAGGTATCTAACGCAATAAAGCTAGGGACGAGTTTCATTGTGCTGGCGGGTGTACGCGCGATATCGGGCTGATGATTTAGTAACGGTGAAAACGAGATTTTTATTGAAGTGTTGGTTATAACCTGCTTATTTTTATTACTACTGTCGCTGTTGCTTTCATTTCTATTATCGTTTCTATTGCTATGGTTAGTAGGCGTTGATGCTCCATCTGGCAATAGCGATGGGCTGCTCTCTAAACTTTGATAGGTATAAGGGTCATCGGTATAAGCATGTAGCTGTTTTTCGTATTGTGTAATCGTTCGCTTCTCGATGGTCACCAAGGCGCTTTGATGGCTTGCGACTGGTTTATTACCATTATTATTTTGCGTCGTTTGTTTATGAATGCTGTTAGATTCAGCATTCATGTTATCTGCGCTTGCAGGCTTTGAGTTACTATTGATTTTGGTGGTGTTAAGATTTTTGCTATCAATATTACCGCTATCAATGACCTTAATAGGAGAGGGTAATCGACTGGCGTTTTTATCACCCACTGGCGTGATAACGATACTGATATCCGCTGCGGTCAAATCAGCTCGCGCTAGCGCCGTCTCGATTGCTTCTGGTAATGCGGCTTGCACGTGTATTGGCGCTACAATAGAAGTGGCAAATAAGACGATTATTGATAAGTGTTTGGTGATGTGATTCGACGGTTTTAAATGTTGGCTATTAGCTTTCAGTTTGGTGTGGCTTGTAGGGTGTTTAATAAATTTAAATGTGGGAAGCATGAGCAGTCTATCATCAGGTGGCAAAAACAACCTATGGTAACATGAGTTGCTATTTTCGCGTAGATGCAGATTCGTAGATCTAGGGTATGGTTGAAAGTATGATTTTATCGTACTATTTTATCAAAATAGTCAAAGTTAGCGCACATGCATAAACGCCATCGCTGTCATGATGGCATCATTATAAGCATCATGAGTGCCAAGCTCAGGAATATCGTAGTGCGCTAAGATATTGGTCAAATGCTGCGACTGACCGGGGATGCTTTGGGTACTACCAACCATACGTCGACTATATAGCTGACGGACATCAATCACTTCATTTGGCAAATGAGTACCCATATAGTGTTTTACCAAAGGATTTAAAAACCCCGTATCTATCTGCGGGCAAAACCCTACTATAGGTCGATTATCAATAAAAGGCAATAGTAGCGCCAGCATCTCATCGTAGCTCATTCCATGCTCAACATCAGCGGTGCGCAAACCATGAATAATAATGGTATCGCGATCAGGCATCACAGGTGGCTTGCAAACCAAATGTAGACCATTACCGGTGTCGATCGTATCGCCATTGATATGAATGGCTGCAACAGATAATAGGTGATGTTTTTTTGGATTGAGTCCGGTCATCTCACAGTCAATCGCTACCCATTGCCCAGCCATAGGTTTAGTAAACATCGATGCCAGCTCAGGGCGCTGTAGCTGTGTTTTTTGCCAAGAAGACGATAACTGTTTTAGCCAACTCATATCATTTTATCTCCAACGCTAGCCAATCTGCCCTAACCAAATTCAAGCTGATAATGGCGACTCAATTGACCTTTAAAACTTTTGACCACCGCCAAACACTCTTTTAATAAATCACGCTCAAGTGCGGTTAATGTTGTTGGGTCAACTTCATGAGCATGTTTATCATCTGTCGACAGCGCGACCGATAAACGCTGCGCCATAAAGAACTCTAATGCCTCAAGCAAGGTATCAGCACGCTCTTGATTCAAGGCTCGTACTTGCACCAACGCTTTAAGACGCCCTTTGCTACTAGGGGCATCAAAAATATCGTTTTCTAATGCTAAGGTACGAATACCATGCACCAGTGGAAAAATACCGGCTTTTTTAAGGTCAATATCATAAGAGCTGGATTTACCGCCCAGTAGCGGCACAAACTTTTGCCACCATTGACTGACATCGCCAAATTGCAGCGCTGCACGGGCGAACTGACGCACAAACATCGCATCTGACTGACGATGGGCTATTTTTAAGTGTTGACGGACATGAGTGAGTAGTGACTCATCGCCGCAGACGTATTCACCATCAAATATAGCCGATAAATAAATACTGTGCTTCGGATCGGTGTTTCTAAACCATAAACTAATCTGGGCTTCAAACTGCTTTAGCGGCTGACGCCAAATTGGGTTGGTCATCATAATATTGCCATTACACAACGGATAACCAAGGTTTGCTAACTGCTGGTTAAAGGTATCGGCAAACTGTGCCAACTCAGGATGAGTAAAGCCGTCACGAATGATCAGGGCATTATCTTGATCCGTACGCATGATTTGCTCACCGCGACCCTCTGAGCCCATGACGATGACGCAGGTATTAGCCATCACTTCATCAGGGACGATAAGTTGCCAAAGCTTGGTAAAAACCTGCGCATTGAGTGTCTGTACCATACGGCTAATATTACCCATTTTTATACCGTTTTGATGCTGTGCACGAATATAGCGCCCGATGAGATCGACTGCTGTATCCAAGCTGGGTAAATCTGTTGCCTGTTCAATCTGAATACTGATCAGCTGTGAATGATGACCAATATGAGCGAGCATATCACTTTGCCCGAGTACGCCTACGACTTGGCCATTGGCGTCAATCACCGGCAGCCTATGAATACGGTAGCGAGTCATGGTCAATAGCGCATCGCCAATCTCATCATCGAAATCGATGGTTCGCAGGTTGAAACTCGCATAACGTTGACAAAGGGTGGTAGCAGGATTTTGCTGGTCGCTAACGGCGCGGCAGATATCGGTATCGGTTAGAATTCCCAGCGTACGATCAGAGCTATTTTTATCTTCTAAATGCCCTGATGGTCGTACCAGAACATGCTTAAGTCCAGCCTCAGTCATGATGCGTGCT encodes:
- the rlmH gene encoding 23S rRNA (pseudouridine(1915)-N(3))-methyltransferase RlmH, translated to MKVRILTVGNKMPKWVQTGFDEYYKRIQPMLSTEIVEIAAAKRAKNPSDANLAQYREQEGLAILAAHAAGGREQLWVLDVKGKMLSTEDLADKLADGMQQGDDIALVIGGADGVSPEVLAKADVKWSLSALTLPHPLVRVVLMEQLYRAMSINHNHPYHRGN
- a CDS encoding DUF2147 domain-containing protein, whose translation is MNRTISSLLTLSAGALLSTSVFAASLNGTQWQTIDDKTGEKKAVIQLTENSGKVSGKIIKVLNKQNADAVCTKCPGSLKNKPIEGLQILSGLKADGNNQWSDGKLVDPESGKTYSGKLTLSDNGQSMKLRGYVGSPVFGRSQTWQRIK
- a CDS encoding DUF421 domain-containing protein → MDTLFFDNIDKLGRIVLTTVMVYILIVVATKISGKRSTSQLNNFDWIVTVMIGSLSASTILLKDIPFIEGMSSIVVLYLLQFLVTKYASISPQFSSFILSEPRIVFYQGQFLPDAMRAERLTRQEIECAMRSEGIHRFDDVEAIVFESDAKLTIIPKPTLSDNSDNPQWEDGAVSETIAPLM
- a CDS encoding ABZJ_00895 family protein, whose translation is MSRKSPQLSKSTTQSGRHGLPPSAKLTQPKLTPYVGFFAVGYILASALFMIIQTKFPLNAQMVTVLSIIMGAYIAVQKFIKHQQRALDSSEINRLMFGGVAVVWLLTVVYFLGIWFFLFDAVSREVLLDMSMQQPLPLLSALIMILVLSLVSARISIWALNRLLDPNRKAS
- a CDS encoding D-alanyl-D-alanine carboxypeptidase/D-alanyl-D-alanine-endopeptidase, giving the protein MLPTFKFIKHPTSHTKLKANSQHLKPSNHITKHLSIIVLFATSIVAPIHVQAALPEAIETALARADLTAADISIVITPVGDKNASRLPSPIKVIDSGNIDSKNLNTTKINSNSKPASADNMNAESNSIHKQTTQNNNGNKPVASHQSALVTIEKRTITQYEKQLHAYTDDPYTYQSLESSPSLLPDGASTPTNHSNRNDNRNESNSDSSNKNKQVITNTSIKISFSPLLNHQPDIARTPASTMKLVPSFIALDTLGADFVWHTRVYHTGIIIGDQLYGDLIIQGSGDPKMTHERLQHLLYKVQTSGIRHINGDIIIDSTIFKNVSKDPAAFDNAPLRPYNASPDGFLVNFSSIGIQSYPLSNTQAQLTYTPQLANYQLPNMINIRAAACGQARYSLAPQWQPTQLTLNASLPDSCGEHAFYVAYPDAKDFAARVIAAKWQALGNTLSGKVISQETPYDVNKKPKSLRGLAAIAMSPLPIVSYPSLNLTQQIYDINHFSNNVMTEQVALSIAAYKKFSSDETVNAAINETINKTGNKTIDKLQTSLYQFGKPTTTSYPLALQTINQWWQTHLTTPPPHLTNGSGLCRDCTISAANLSELLTYAYSHPNFDAYVSSLGIAGVSGTITAHSERLPESQAIGRSWIKTGTLNNVTSMAGYVKGLSGQDYVVVGLINSEQALNAYTARPVLDAMLDWTAQH
- a CDS encoding 3'-5' exonuclease, coding for MSWLKQLSSSWQKTQLQRPELASMFTKPMAGQWVAIDCEMTGLNPKKHHLLSVAAIHINGDTIDTGNGLHLVCKPPVMPDRDTIIIHGLRTADVEHGMSYDEMLALLLPFIDNRPIVGFCPQIDTGFLNPLVKHYMGTHLPNEVIDVRQLYSRRMVGSTQSIPGQSQHLTNILAHYDIPELGTHDAYNDAIMTAMAFMHVR
- a CDS encoding DUF294 nucleotidyltransferase-like domain-containing protein; its protein translation is MPHLDFTQPPFDVLSAGERQSIKKNTQVRYLAKDEVLPADDLQYFYVVLKGQIEQLLNGDFFAAYLGSNHTDHLNSNDWFDSRRLPESLIEESLQKGSIQQGRSSAITPYQFRATEDTLLLQINGSIIDKISAQNHLVRQLLSENLPERLKALQQRRSGQNLDTESYNDQQEVQQIMLQPVIDVALLPVHIVDADNSIFQAARIMTEAGLKHVLVRPSGHLEDKNSSDRTLGILTDTDICRAVSDQQNPATTLCQRYASFNLRTIDFDDEIGDALLTMTRYRIHRLPVIDANGQVVGVLGQSDMLAHIGHHSQLISIQIEQATDLPSLDTAVDLIGRYIRAQHQNGIKMGNISRMVQTLNAQVFTKLWQLIVPDEVMANTCVIVMGSEGRGEQIMRTDQDNALIIRDGFTHPELAQFADTFNQQLANLGYPLCNGNIMMTNPIWRQPLKQFEAQISLWFRNTDPKHSIYLSAIFDGEYVCGDESLLTHVRQHLKIAHRQSDAMFVRQFARAALQFGDVSQWWQKFVPLLGGKSSSYDIDLKKAGIFPLVHGIRTLALENDIFDAPSSKGRLKALVQVRALNQERADTLLEALEFFMAQRLSVALSTDDKHAHEVDPTTLTALERDLLKECLAVVKSFKGQLSRHYQLEFG